Proteins from a single region of Belliella baltica DSM 15883:
- a CDS encoding tetratricopeptide repeat protein, giving the protein MNSQKSIFLFILSCFILFNTATAQKRLSKKERKQIIEETKTTRLFIEGQKFLMLEDYDKAYFYFQKAREIAPEEPAINFKIAEILLKANQVENALEYGMQAVEAEPDNKYYNLLMAEGFSKQNQPLKAAEIIESLMESSGENQNYILELASLYLSANEFDLALDALDRAEEYYGVVEQLVTQKQRIYLRKNNLQKAIEEGEKLISSNPGNSNYVLALVEILFNNGKTRDAIKVIETSLETYPNQPDLQMGAYALYKDLGELQTAESLMLEAFSNPDLDGLVKAQAFSDVLQEIKTEKRESLLDELEASMLKSNPNDPNVLTVIGDRRLFNEDKIAALEYYKKSAAINPNNAQVLQGIITIMFETGSDFEEIEKYTIIAVDEFPERPEFWYFDGTAKSALEKGTEAAESLNESLKLNQSKNKQLELLIYGQLGDVYHSLDKKEEAYESYEKVLKERPNDEHVLNNYAYFLSLSKKDLEKAKSMSEKLVKIYPDNATYLDTHAWVLFQLQDYENAKIFMEKALKTEASPSGIMLEHYGDILYHLGNRNEAISFWKKAEGGEETTDLLFKKIKDQRYYD; this is encoded by the coding sequence AACTCGGCTATTTATTGAGGGTCAGAAATTTTTGATGTTGGAAGATTATGATAAGGCATATTTTTACTTTCAAAAGGCAAGAGAAATAGCTCCTGAAGAACCTGCGATCAATTTCAAAATTGCAGAAATCCTTCTTAAGGCAAATCAGGTTGAGAATGCTTTAGAATACGGAATGCAAGCTGTAGAAGCTGAACCGGACAATAAGTACTACAATCTCCTCATGGCAGAAGGTTTCAGCAAGCAAAATCAACCACTCAAGGCAGCTGAAATCATTGAGAGTTTAATGGAAAGCTCTGGTGAAAATCAAAATTACATCTTAGAATTAGCCTCTCTATATCTTAGTGCAAATGAATTTGACTTAGCCCTTGACGCTTTGGATCGGGCAGAAGAATATTATGGTGTGGTAGAGCAACTTGTGACACAAAAACAAAGGATTTACCTTCGAAAAAACAACCTTCAAAAAGCGATCGAAGAAGGTGAAAAATTGATTTCATCAAATCCTGGAAATTCAAATTATGTATTAGCGTTAGTAGAAATTCTTTTCAACAATGGGAAGACCAGAGATGCTATTAAAGTAATCGAAACTTCACTTGAAACTTATCCAAATCAGCCCGATTTACAAATGGGTGCTTATGCTCTTTACAAAGATTTGGGGGAGCTACAAACTGCAGAGAGTTTAATGCTGGAAGCATTCTCAAACCCTGATTTAGATGGATTAGTCAAAGCACAAGCATTCTCAGATGTGCTTCAAGAAATAAAAACAGAAAAAAGAGAAAGCCTCTTAGACGAACTTGAGGCAAGCATGTTAAAAAGTAATCCCAATGATCCCAATGTTTTGACCGTAATTGGTGACAGAAGACTTTTCAATGAAGATAAAATTGCTGCTTTAGAGTACTATAAAAAATCTGCGGCAATCAATCCAAACAATGCTCAAGTGCTTCAGGGAATAATTACCATCATGTTTGAAACTGGTAGTGATTTTGAAGAAATAGAAAAGTACACCATCATAGCTGTTGATGAATTTCCAGAAAGACCAGAGTTCTGGTATTTTGATGGAACAGCCAAATCTGCTTTAGAAAAAGGCACAGAAGCTGCAGAATCGCTCAATGAATCTCTCAAACTCAATCAAAGTAAAAATAAACAGCTTGAATTATTGATATATGGACAATTAGGCGATGTATATCACAGCTTGGACAAAAAAGAAGAAGCGTATGAGTCTTATGAAAAAGTCCTGAAAGAAAGACCTAATGACGAACATGTGTTAAATAATTATGCTTACTTCCTTTCTCTTTCAAAAAAAGACCTTGAAAAAGCAAAATCCATGTCAGAAAAATTAGTCAAGATTTATCCTGATAATGCCACTTATCTCGACACACATGCATGGGTTCTTTTCCAATTGCAGGATTATGAAAATGCTAAAATTTTTATGGAAAAAGCTTTAAAAACTGAAGCCTCTCCTAGTGGGATCATGTTAGAGCACTATGGTGATATTCTCTATCATTTAGGCAATAGAAATGAAGCAATTAGCTTTTGGAAAAAAGCAGAGGGTGGAGAGGAAACCACAGATTTACTATTCAAAAAAATAAAGGATCAAAGATATTATGACTAG